The genomic window TCCGCCGGGGAGCGGGCCGAGGCGACGCGGGCGTTGGCCCGGGCCTGGCTGATCTCGGATCTTTCTCATGACGATCGCGTCGCCGCCGAAGGCGCGCTCTTGATGTTGCTCGACGATCCCTCGCCGCTGGTGCGGCAGGCGATGGCCGAAGCCTTTGCGCGCAGCACCGAGGCGCCGGCTGCAATCGTGCGGGCACTGTCGGCGGATCAGCCGACGGTTGCGCTGCCCGTGCTCGAACATTCTCCGCTGCTGATCGATGCCGATCTCGTCGACATCGTCGCCACCGGCAATGACGAGGTGCAGTGCGCGGTCGCCCGCCGTATAGCGCTGCCGGTATCGGTCTGTGCCGCCATCGCCGAGGTCGGCTGCGCGGCTGCGGCGCTGGAGCTGATCGAAAATCCCCATGCCGAGCTCGCGCCGTTCTCCTGGAACCGCATCGTCGAGCGCCACGGCCATCTCGCCGCGATCCGCGAGGCGATGCTGGTGCTGGAGGATCTGCCGGCCGCAACGCGCGCGGCGCTGGTGACCAAGCTTTCCGAGACCCTTGCGCAGTTCGTCGTGGCCCGAAACTGGCTGAGTGCCGACCGTGCCGAGCGCATCACGATCGAGGCGCGCGATCGCTCCACCATGAACATCGCAGCGCGCTCGCGTGGCGAGGACATGCAGGGCCTGGTGCGTCACCTGCGCATCACCGGCCAGCTCACCGCGGGTCTGATCCTGCGGGCGCTGCTGTCGAGCAATCTCGACCTGTTCGATGCGGCGCTCGCTGAACTCGCCGATCTGCCGCTGGCGCGCGTCTCGGCGCTGCTGCACGACCGCGGCGGCAACAGCCTGCACGCGCTGCTCCGCCGCGCCGGGCTGCCCGA from Bradyrhizobium zhanjiangense includes these protein-coding regions:
- a CDS encoding DUF2336 domain-containing protein produces the protein MIVRQFINWIRTASAGERAEATRALARAWLISDLSHDDRVAAEGALLMLLDDPSPLVRQAMAEAFARSTEAPAAIVRALSADQPTVALPVLEHSPLLIDADLVDIVATGNDEVQCAVARRIALPVSVCAAIAEVGCAAAALELIENPHAELAPFSWNRIVERHGHLAAIREAMLVLEDLPAATRAALVTKLSETLAQFVVARNWLSADRAERITIEARDRSTMNIAARSRGEDMQGLVRHLRITGQLTAGLILRALLSSNLDLFDAALAELADLPLARVSALLHDRGGNSLHALLRRAGLPEATFAAFQVALDACHEQGFVDSDDGAARLRRRMVERVLTHCETDRGATEPLMVLLRRFATESAREEARLFCDELVAEDAVDPVYDDLIAA